The following proteins are encoded in a genomic region of Sesamum indicum cultivar Zhongzhi No. 13 linkage group LG8, S_indicum_v1.0, whole genome shotgun sequence:
- the LOC105169410 gene encoding uncharacterized protein LOC105169410 codes for MSGKSTERSTTFTEDQKMTIWPEMLRLHGREHPGTSLVSAPSDGSNFLAWSRSIKLALGAKQKLSFIDGSYGKPAENKDEMEQWERVDCMVVSWLLNSIIKEIAEAFIYTTSTQDLWEQLETRFGESNGPLLYDTQKRITSLSQGDITISTYLLSLRSYRNVLAHLNPLPRCSCGSSKAMADINSSSQLIQLLMGLEDSCDHTRSQILLMEPLPTIGKAYSMLPRIEKQRDIHIGTTQDGAMTVKFLNPRKEQTNEMAARKRFLTDKKSQYCDYYKRNGHTR; via the coding sequence ATGTCTGGAAAGAGTACTGAAAGAAGTACGACTTTCACTGAAGACCAGAAGATGACAATTTGGCCTGAAATGCTGAGACTTCATGGAAGAGAACACCCTGGAACGAGCTTGGTATCCGCCCCTTCAGATGGAAGTAATTTCTTGGCATGGAGCAGGTCCATCAAGTTGGCATTAGGCGCCAAACAAAAACTCAGTTTTATTGATGGGAGTTATGGAAAACCCGCAGAAAACAAGGATGAAATGGAACAGTGGGAACGTGTGGATTGTATGGTTGTTTCTTGGCTGTTGAACTCAATAATCAAAGAAATTGCAGAAGCCTTCATCTACACGACCTCTACACAAGATCTATGGGAACAGCTAGAAACCAGGTTTGGGGAGAGCAATGGCCCTCTGCTGTATGATACTCAAAAGAGGATAACTTCTCTTTCTCAAGGTGACATAACCATATCCACTTATTTACTAAGCTTAAGAAGTTATAGGAATGTTTTAGCCCATTTAAACCCACTGCCAAGATGCTCCTGCGGATCAAGCAAGGCGATGGCTGATATCAATTCATCAAGCCAACTTATACAGTTGTTGATGGGTCTGGAAGATAGCTGTGATCACACAAGGAGCCAGATTTTGCTGATGGAGCCTTTACCTACTATAGGTAAGGCTTATTCCATGTTACCGCGCATTGAAAAACAACGTGACATTCACATAGGGACAACACAAGATGGAGCTATGACTGTGAAATTCTTGAATCCAAGAAAGGAACAGACGAATGAAATGGCAGCAAGAAAAAGGTTTCTGACAGACAAGAAATCACAATATTGTGATTACTATAAAAGAAATGGACACACAAGGTAG
- the LOC105169411 gene encoding uncharacterized protein LOC105169411, with amino-acid sequence MILSKAPFMETRDCQVCNSMDPITLHNIPHRGAFALLCTACVLRHNPGSFCPLCFDVYDDTANNKRPAAHSHIVCLRCPAVVHAACLPSTRSFPSFRYLCPQCSFPSSPFFNFGRSNAGSTTVFTRDLAKQLLCAAKIASVAMHQAAAVARTVAEQKVREALLARQRAKEAIERVAHLMADQQREDESDVDDGSSGNLGGTSSNWGETEGSPWLIKMTAIRIIASEFQKMAFITAKVFNIVQDLSGWTPRKCL; translated from the exons ATGATTCTCTCGAAAGCCCCTTTCATGGAGACCCGCGACTGCCAGGTTTGCAATTCCATGGACCCTATAACCCTTCACAATATCCCTCACCGAGGTGCATTTGCCTTGCTTTGTACAGCCTGCGTGCTCCGCCACAATCCCGGCAGTTTCTGCCCTCTCTGCTTTGATGTCTACGACGATACCGCCAACAACAAGCGCCCCGCCGCTCACTCCCATATCGTGTGCCTCCGTTGCCCCGCAGTGGTCCACGCCGCTTGTCTCCCTTCCACGCGGTCATTTCCGAGTTTCCGATACCTCTGTCCGCAGTGCTCCTTTCCCTCTTCCCCTTTCTTCAATTTCGGGCGTTCTAATGCTGGCAGCACGACTGTTTTTACTCGGGATTTGGCCAAACAATTGCTATGTGCTGCCAAGATCGCTTCTGTGGCTATGCACCAGGCGGCAGCTGTTGCGAGAACTGTCGCCGAGCAGAAAGTCAGAGAAGCCTTGCTGGCAAGGCAAAGAGCCAAGGAAGCTATTGAGAGGGTCGCCCATTTGATGGCCGATCAACAGAGAGAGGATGAGTCCGATGTGGATGACGGATCATCTG GGAATCTTGGAGGAACTTCATCAAATTGGGGTGAAACTGAGGGCAGTCCTTGGTTGATAAAAATGACAGCAATAAGGATTATAGCTTcagaatttcagaaaatggCATTCATTACTGCTAAA GTATTCAACATTGTTCAAGATCTCTCTGGCTGGACTCCAAGAAAATGTCTCTAA
- the LOC105169015 gene encoding flap endonuclease 1 codes for MGIKGLTKLLADNAPKSMKEQKFESYFGRKIAIDASMSIYQFLIVVGRSGTEMLTNEAGEVTSHLQGMFTRTIRLLEAGIKPVYVFDGKPPDLKKQELAKRYSKRADATEDLSDALETGNKEDIEKFSKRTVKVTKQHNEDCKKLLKLMGVPVIEAPSEAEAQCAELCKAGKVYAVASEDMDSLTFGAPRFLRHLMDPSSKKIPVMEFEVSKVLEELNLTMDQFIDLCILSGCDYCDSIRGIGGQTALKLIRQHGSIENILENINKERYQIPDDWPYQEARRLFKEPSVFADDDQLELKWSPPDEEGLISFLVNENGFNSDRVTKAIEKIKAAKNKSSQGRLESFFKPVANSSVPAKRKETTQKTEKESANKKTKAGAGKKKK; via the exons ATGGGAATAAAG GGTTTAACGAAGTTATTGGCGGACAATGCGCCGAAATCGATGAAAGAGCAGAAATTCGAGAGCTATTTTGGACGCAAGATTGCCATTGATGCCAGCATGAGCATTTACCAATTCCTT ATTGTTGTTGGAAGAAGTGGCACTGAGATGCTCACCAACGAAGCTGGTGAAGTGACTAG CCATTTGCAAGGGATGTTCACAAGGACAATCAGACTTTTGGAAGCTGGAATTAAACCAGT CTATGTCTTTGATGGAAAGCCTCCTGATCTGAAGAAACAGGAACTTGCAAAACG ATACTCAAAAAGAGCTGATGCTACTGAGGACCTAAGTGATGCTTTAGAG ACTGGGAACAAGGAGGATATTGAAAAATTCAGTAAAAGAACAGTGAAG GTTACAAAACAACACAACGAAGACTGCAAAAAGCTTCTTAAACTTATGGGAGTCCCAGTGATTGAG GCTCCTTCTGAAGCAGAAGCGCAGTGTGCCGAACTTTGCAAAGCTGGCAAG GTTTATGCCGTGGCTTCTGAGGACATGGACTCCCTCACTTTCGGAGCTCCAAGATTTCTGCGCCATTTAATGGATCCtagttcgaaaaaaatccCAGTGATGGAATTTGAAGTCTCAAAG GTTTTGGAGGAACTGAACCTAACAATGGATCAATTTATAGACCTTTGCATTCTCTCTGGTTGTGATTACTGTGACAGCATTCGAG GTATTGGGGGACAGACTGCTTTGAAACTGATTCGCCAACATGGCTCGATTGAGAACATTCTAgagaatattaataaagaaag ATACCAAATACCAGATGATTGGCCATATCAAGAGGCTCGAAGGCTCTTTAAGGAACCATCAGTTTTTGCTGATGATGATCAACTTGAGCTTAAGTGGTCTCCTCCAGATGAAGAA GGGTTGATAAGCTTTTTGGTAAATGAAAATGGGTTCAACAGTGACAGAGTAACTAAG GCGATAGAAAAGATTAAGGCAGCCAAGAATAAATCGTCCCAGGGCCG GTTAGAATCGTTCTTTAAACCAGTTGCTAACTCATCAGTGCCTGCTAAACGAAAG GAGACAACTCAGAAAACTGAGAAGGAATCTGCTAACAAAAAGACCAAGGCTGGGGCGGGTAAGAAGAAGAAGTAG